From Pseudothermotoga thermarum DSM 5069, a single genomic window includes:
- a CDS encoding sulfide-dependent adenosine diphosphate thiazole synthase, whose amino-acid sequence MKDIVISKLILDAFYKKLSQCLDLDVAIAGAGPSGLAMAYKLASEGLKVAIFEAKNAPGGGIWGGGMMFNEVVLEEELADFLDELGINYVKRDGFLVADAVHFASGLIYAATKKGAIVFNNVFVEDLAMRDRVVCGVVINWMPTIKEKLHVDPITVKAKYVVDGTGHPANLVRLLTKRGILNSVKGNTENLCSCGVVEYEFPMDAENGEKFVVQNTHEIYPGLIVIGMAAVSVGGGPRMGPIFGGMILSGLKAADMVIGLLKKEVVLK is encoded by the coding sequence GTGAAAGACATCGTGATTTCCAAACTGATTCTTGACGCCTTTTATAAGAAGTTATCGCAATGTCTTGATTTGGATGTGGCTATAGCCGGTGCGGGACCAAGTGGGCTTGCGATGGCTTACAAACTTGCCAGCGAAGGTTTAAAGGTGGCAATTTTTGAGGCAAAAAACGCACCAGGAGGAGGAATATGGGGCGGAGGAATGATGTTCAACGAGGTGGTTCTTGAAGAGGAATTGGCCGATTTTCTTGACGAACTTGGGATAAACTACGTCAAGCGCGATGGCTTTCTTGTGGCCGATGCCGTGCACTTTGCATCCGGTTTAATATACGCTGCCACGAAAAAAGGCGCAATTGTTTTCAACAACGTGTTCGTTGAAGATCTTGCGATGAGAGACAGAGTTGTGTGCGGCGTGGTTATAAACTGGATGCCAACCATAAAGGAAAAATTGCACGTTGATCCAATCACCGTTAAGGCAAAGTACGTGGTTGATGGAACTGGTCATCCAGCCAACCTTGTGAGACTTTTGACGAAAAGAGGAATTTTGAACAGCGTTAAAGGTAATACAGAAAACCTTTGTAGCTGTGGTGTTGTGGAGTACGAATTTCCAATGGATGCGGAGAATGGTGAAAAATTCGTTGTGCAAAACACCCATGAGATTTATCCAGGTTTGATAGTGATCGGCATGGCAGCTGTAAGTGTCGGTGGAGGACCGCGGATGGGACCAATTTTCGGTGGGATGATACTTTCTGGATTAAAAGCAGCCGATATGGTGATAGGATTGTTGAAGAAAGAGGTGGTCTTAAAATGA
- a CDS encoding thiamine-phosphate synthase family protein has product METVVLVVAGFDPSAGAGILQDIKTLSLLGVQTCAVVAVETVQNAEKVFQIKPRPVEDICLELDVLPTPRVVKVGLCQPTFVELLRRKYPNAKIVWNVILKSSSGFEFFKPQEVLPYLGFADYLLMNSEEYDRLVECNKSFLKNMMEKIIITGGHRKEEKIIIEYNGEKFVEEKVEGKFHGTGCCFSSAFAGFLDLGYEPKEAIIAAAALVRKILERSKNLKYVASELLAREWQKYDILEQLDELLEEFLMLGPLTVPEVGQNVSFALDWSKTEEEVAKFPGRIRMCLGKAVVVSKACFKDKSHTARMVLTAKKFFPHIKCATNIKFKKEYVENAIKQGYLVFKYDRSLESEELMKKDEGSMEFMIKLAVEKLGRMPDVIWDDGWYGKEAMIRVFGRNPKEILEKVKKIVSG; this is encoded by the coding sequence GTGGAAACTGTGGTTCTTGTGGTGGCTGGTTTTGATCCTTCTGCAGGCGCAGGGATTTTGCAAGATATAAAAACACTTTCACTTCTTGGAGTTCAAACTTGCGCTGTGGTTGCAGTTGAAACCGTTCAAAATGCAGAAAAAGTTTTTCAAATAAAACCACGACCTGTTGAAGATATTTGTCTTGAGCTTGATGTTCTTCCAACACCCAGAGTTGTGAAAGTGGGGTTGTGTCAACCAACTTTTGTTGAACTTTTGAGAAGAAAATATCCAAATGCAAAAATTGTTTGGAATGTAATTTTAAAGTCAAGTTCTGGATTTGAATTTTTCAAACCACAAGAAGTCTTACCATACTTAGGCTTTGCAGATTACCTTTTGATGAACTCTGAAGAATACGATCGTCTCGTCGAGTGTAATAAAAGTTTTTTAAAGAATATGATGGAAAAGATAATTATAACTGGTGGACACAGAAAAGAAGAAAAAATCATCATCGAATACAACGGAGAAAAATTTGTTGAAGAAAAAGTTGAAGGCAAGTTCCACGGAACAGGATGTTGCTTTTCATCGGCTTTTGCTGGTTTTTTGGATTTAGGGTATGAACCAAAAGAAGCCATCATTGCTGCTGCAGCATTGGTGAGAAAGATATTGGAAAGATCAAAAAACTTAAAATACGTCGCAAGTGAGCTTTTGGCCAGAGAATGGCAAAAATACGATATATTGGAACAATTGGACGAACTTTTGGAAGAATTTCTCATGCTCGGTCCTCTGACTGTCCCTGAAGTAGGTCAAAATGTATCTTTTGCGCTCGATTGGTCAAAAACCGAAGAAGAAGTTGCGAAATTTCCTGGAAGAATAAGGATGTGTCTTGGAAAAGCCGTTGTGGTTTCCAAAGCCTGCTTTAAAGATAAATCTCACACTGCTAGGATGGTTTTGACGGCGAAAAAGTTCTTTCCTCACATCAAATGCGCAACGAATATAAAGTTCAAAAAAGAGTATGTTGAAAACGCAATAAAACAAGGGTACCTTGTTTTCAAGTACGATCGATCACTTGAATCGGAGGAATTGATGAAAAAGGATGAAGGTTCAATGGAGTTCATGATAAAGCTTGCCGTTGAAAAACTTGGAAGAATGCCGGATGTAATATGGGACGATGGTTGGTATGGAAAAGAGGCAATGATAAGAGTTTTCGGTAGAAATCCAAAGGAAATCCTTGAGAAGGTCAAAAAGATTGTTTCAGGTTGA
- a CDS encoding sugar phosphate isomerase/epimerase family protein, producing MRKGLSTSIIRADVGKIDQLPWFSHYELTFFKQKDVEKVMRFLKERKASFGVHAPFVFRYCQVHPQPTSLNPTLRHDTLKKNQKCIELAKSLGADYVILHFPSAKQSESWLDIYEDIVQEIACLKTNGIQIRIENVYCNDCFHTSNDYKDFLERTNLTICVDIGHLLIDSQIYGLDPVEFVESLKPFISEFHIYYADLIEYEKCHHKAWKNEKKFLQLLEYIRDIDADFVLEPSPECLEGFENLLKYLEEL from the coding sequence ATGCGGAAAGGCTTGTCGACCAGCATAATAAGAGCTGATGTTGGTAAAATAGATCAATTACCATGGTTTTCTCATTATGAACTCACTTTTTTCAAACAAAAAGATGTTGAAAAAGTAATGCGCTTTCTAAAAGAAAGAAAGGCTTCTTTTGGCGTTCATGCACCTTTTGTTTTTAGATACTGCCAAGTTCATCCACAGCCGACTAGTTTGAATCCAACTTTAAGACATGATACTTTGAAGAAAAATCAAAAATGCATAGAACTTGCGAAAAGTCTTGGAGCCGATTACGTTATTTTGCATTTTCCAAGTGCAAAACAAAGCGAAAGTTGGCTAGATATATACGAAGATATCGTTCAAGAAATAGCGTGTCTAAAAACAAATGGAATACAAATTAGGATCGAAAACGTTTACTGCAACGATTGTTTTCACACTTCAAATGACTACAAAGATTTTTTGGAAAGGACAAATTTAACTATTTGTGTCGACATAGGTCATCTTCTGATAGATTCACAGATCTACGGCTTAGACCCTGTTGAGTTTGTGGAAAGCTTGAAACCTTTTATTTCGGAATTTCACATTTACTATGCAGACTTGATTGAGTACGAAAAATGTCATCATAAAGCGTGGAAAAATGAAAAGAAATTTCTTCAGTTACTTGAATACATAAGGGATATAGATGCAGATTTTGTTTTAGAACCATCACCCGAATGTCTTGAAGGCTTTGAAAATCTTTTAAAATACCTCGAAGAACTTTAA
- a CDS encoding DDE-type integrase/transposase/recombinase → MKVTTTNITEYLYQIIPNLFQRQRVPHEAKVSALVLYFYGLALRKAAAIIGVSHEALRKWWARMKEEIFAEKIEGNAVVAVDEMKVNINGYCWYVWIAFEVKRKKVIYALVSKTREKDKASLVMKMVKKRVTGKLRIITDKGPWYWEASEENMGYWEHEHERFGERSLVESVIGIKRYRLRRFNISRLWYKRRDEDIVKWLFPFLLLVQFSFLS, encoded by the coding sequence ATGAAAGTTACAACAACAAATATCACCGAGTACCTATACCAAATTATACCAAACCTTTTTCAAAGACAAAGAGTTCCACATGAGGCGAAAGTATCTGCATTGGTTTTGTACTTTTATGGACTTGCATTAAGGAAGGCAGCAGCCATAATTGGAGTCAGTCATGAAGCCTTGAGGAAATGGTGGGCAAGAATGAAAGAAGAGATATTTGCTGAGAAGATAGAAGGCAATGCAGTAGTAGCTGTAGACGAGATGAAGGTGAACATAAACGGTTACTGCTGGTATGTATGGATAGCGTTTGAGGTTAAGAGGAAGAAAGTGATCTATGCGTTGGTCAGCAAAACGCGAGAGAAGGACAAAGCGAGCTTGGTGATGAAGATGGTGAAGAAGAGAGTGACAGGTAAGTTGAGGATAATAACGGACAAAGGGCCATGGTACTGGGAAGCGAGCGAAGAGAATATGGGATATTGGGAACACGAGCATGAGAGGTTTGGGGAGAGGAGTCTTGTTGAGAGCGTGATAGGGATAAAAAGGTACAGGCTGAGGCGTTTTAACATAAGCAGGTTATGGTACAAGAGGAGGGATGAGGACATAGTGAAGTGGCTATTTCCATTTCTTCTATTAGTGCAGTTTTCCTTCTTAAGTTGA
- a CDS encoding FAD-binding domain-containing protein, producing MVKCNIWWIRRDMRIEDNRVLIHAAEDGNAVFPFYLFDPSEFTGEGQEKKVNFIFRQLVNLNRELAKFGTAITICYGKAKDVFGWLKTQFPEAKVFTCVELGHSACQAVKEAEKFLPVVEVSEGYLLSFDKIRSKKGKILTTFFHFKNAAYKELEKLEAIYQEKPKVEWLSVSMPCVYKIGEEKAEKLDFSLSSLGFEEIELVHEGAVKSAEELLERFEKILPEYEKLRDFPAVNGTSLLSAHLRYGTISIRKVFRWVMNRPNSAKFIDELLWREFFSYLFYHFPESEFQDLRKDYNRRWLKPSAEDWKRVLNAQIGIPIIDAGLKQLYLEGFVHNRVRMIIASYFTKDFGWDWRIGERLFAQHLIDYDPALNVGNWQWNAGVGVDPRSKYRRFNPFLQAEKFDPENHYISKYLERSDSK from the coding sequence ATGGTTAAATGCAACATCTGGTGGATCAGAAGGGATATGAGAATTGAAGATAACCGGGTGTTGATCCATGCTGCAGAGGATGGAAATGCAGTTTTTCCATTTTACTTGTTTGATCCGTCCGAGTTTACAGGTGAGGGACAAGAGAAAAAGGTCAATTTCATCTTCCGCCAACTTGTTAATCTCAACAGAGAGCTTGCCAAATTTGGAACGGCGATAACAATATGCTACGGAAAAGCAAAAGATGTTTTTGGTTGGTTGAAAACACAGTTTCCCGAAGCAAAAGTCTTCACCTGCGTGGAACTTGGTCATTCTGCTTGTCAAGCTGTTAAGGAGGCTGAAAAATTTCTCCCCGTTGTAGAGGTTTCGGAAGGTTATCTCCTAAGTTTCGACAAAATACGTTCCAAGAAAGGAAAGATTCTCACAACCTTCTTTCACTTCAAAAATGCCGCTTACAAAGAGCTTGAAAAATTAGAAGCTATTTACCAAGAAAAACCAAAAGTAGAATGGCTTTCCGTATCTATGCCATGTGTGTACAAAATTGGTGAAGAAAAAGCTGAGAAACTTGATTTTTCGCTTAGTTCTCTTGGTTTTGAAGAGATAGAACTTGTTCACGAAGGAGCTGTGAAGTCGGCTGAGGAGCTATTGGAAAGATTCGAAAAGATTTTGCCAGAATACGAAAAGTTGAGAGACTTTCCTGCTGTAAACGGCACCTCCTTACTCAGTGCTCATCTGCGTTATGGAACAATTTCGATCAGAAAGGTTTTCAGGTGGGTGATGAACAGGCCAAATTCAGCAAAATTCATCGATGAACTTCTTTGGAGAGAGTTTTTTAGTTACCTTTTTTATCACTTTCCGGAAAGTGAGTTTCAAGATCTTAGAAAAGACTATAACAGACGATGGTTGAAACCATCGGCTGAGGATTGGAAAAGGGTGTTGAACGCACAGATCGGCATACCTATAATCGACGCTGGATTGAAACAACTCTATTTGGAAGGTTTTGTCCACAACCGAGTTAGAATGATAATCGCAAGTTATTTCACCAAAGATTTTGGGTGGGATTGGAGAATAGGAGAAAGATTGTTTGCCCAACACTTGATCGATTATGATCCAGCCTTGAACGTTGGCAACTGGCAGTGGAACGCTGGTGTAGGTGTTGATCCAAGATCAAAATACAGAAGGTTCAACCCGTTTCTTCAAGCTGAAAAGTTCGATCCGGAGAACCACTATATTTCGAAATATCTTGAAAGGAGCGATTCCAAATGA
- a CDS encoding ABC transporter ATP-binding protein — protein sequence MIIVKNLWKVYGKGEKRIEALRGINLTIEKGEFVTILGPSGSGKTTLLNCLSGIDSPTEGEIFFDGVAFHLLNEEQKTKFRAENMGFVFQFFNLIPVLTVLENVELPLRILGLKGRKVTEKVVEMLKKVGLAGKEDKFPSQLSGGEQQRVAIARALVHNPKIVWADEPTGNLDSETGAMIINLLERMRAENGTTLVVVTHDEKIAQRADRILLVRDGRIIKELSGSNTVVEM from the coding sequence ATGATAATAGTGAAAAATCTTTGGAAAGTATACGGCAAAGGTGAAAAGAGGATCGAAGCGCTCAGAGGAATAAATTTAACCATAGAAAAAGGAGAATTTGTAACCATACTTGGTCCATCTGGTTCAGGTAAAACAACCTTGTTAAACTGTCTTTCAGGAATAGATTCACCAACAGAGGGAGAGATTTTCTTTGACGGTGTGGCTTTTCACCTTTTGAACGAAGAGCAAAAAACAAAGTTCAGAGCAGAAAACATGGGTTTTGTCTTTCAATTTTTCAACCTGATACCTGTTCTAACTGTTCTTGAAAATGTTGAGCTACCTTTGAGAATACTTGGATTAAAAGGGCGTAAGGTAACTGAAAAAGTTGTGGAAATGCTAAAAAAGGTTGGGTTGGCTGGAAAAGAAGATAAGTTTCCTTCACAACTTTCTGGTGGAGAGCAACAGAGGGTTGCCATCGCAAGAGCTTTGGTTCACAATCCAAAGATAGTCTGGGCAGATGAACCGACGGGAAACCTTGATTCTGAAACTGGTGCGATGATCATCAATTTGCTTGAAAGAATGCGTGCAGAGAATGGAACAACCTTGGTCGTAGTCACCCACGACGAGAAGATTGCGCAGCGAGCTGATAGAATCTTGCTGGTCAGAGATGGGAGAATCATCAAGGAACTCTCTGGATCAAACACCGTAGTCGAAATGTAG
- a CDS encoding threonine ammonia-lyase: MISLKDVKAARERISKYVHKTPILTSKTLDSISGNQAFLKCENFQKTGSFKFRGAMNFLLSMCPDERKKGVVTGSSGNHGQALACAGKLLEVDVTVVVPEDASPAKLAAIEGYGAKIEKFGRTSTERLSRAFEISKETGKVFVPAFDHPWIMVGQGTIGLEILEDLGHVDAILVPCGGCGLISGIAVAVKEQMKNVKIYGVEPEQSNSTYLSFKAGHIVELKDINTIADGLRTASPGRITFEVVKKYVDDVLLVSEEQIKAAMVFLLERMKILVEPSGAVTVAALLFHKILPRNKRVVAILSGGNVDLLSLCSWVKEVKQQQKEFW, encoded by the coding sequence ATGATAAGCCTGAAAGATGTCAAGGCAGCTCGAGAGAGGATATCCAAATACGTACACAAAACGCCGATTCTGACATCCAAAACACTTGATTCAATCTCTGGCAATCAAGCTTTTTTGAAGTGTGAGAATTTTCAAAAAACCGGTTCCTTCAAGTTCAGAGGTGCTATGAATTTTTTACTTTCAATGTGCCCAGACGAACGAAAAAAAGGAGTTGTCACAGGTTCATCAGGAAACCACGGTCAGGCTTTGGCTTGCGCAGGTAAACTTTTAGAAGTTGACGTCACGGTGGTTGTACCAGAAGACGCTTCTCCTGCAAAACTCGCAGCAATAGAAGGCTACGGTGCAAAGATCGAAAAATTTGGCAGAACTTCTACAGAAAGGTTGAGTAGAGCCTTTGAAATTTCCAAGGAAACGGGAAAAGTTTTTGTTCCTGCGTTTGACCATCCATGGATAATGGTGGGGCAAGGAACCATAGGTTTGGAGATTTTGGAAGACCTTGGACACGTTGATGCGATACTTGTTCCCTGCGGAGGTTGCGGTTTGATATCCGGTATTGCCGTTGCCGTAAAGGAACAAATGAAAAACGTGAAGATCTACGGCGTTGAACCCGAGCAGAGCAACAGTACTTATCTTTCATTCAAGGCTGGACACATTGTTGAGCTGAAAGATATAAACACAATAGCTGATGGACTTAGAACCGCTTCCCCTGGGAGAATAACCTTCGAAGTCGTTAAGAAATACGTGGATGATGTTCTTCTTGTAAGCGAAGAACAAATTAAAGCAGCGATGGTTTTTCTCTTGGAAAGGATGAAAATCTTGGTGGAACCGTCCGGAGCAGTCACAGTTGCCGCGTTGCTTTTCCACAAAATCTTACCAAGAAACAAAAGAGTCGTGGCAATTCTTTCCGGTGGAAATGTGGATTTGTTATCACTGTGTAGTTGGGTGAAAGAAGTTAAGCAGCAACAAAAAGAATTTTGGTGA
- a CDS encoding ABC transporter permease: MLKTILKIAFRNFKAHFKTAFVLILGISIPSMLIVGGLSINDSIKNWVVSSFSKNFGPADAYVENRRNNIFMKFSLDEQIVSSIASHEKVKKILPVSETVGRIMYEDKSADCLIIGVYPEDLKNFVDKQLDLFSGEVIISRSLANLLKISLGVEVVVNVGAGEKKFTVTHIGEDGFLNFRGENLHYLGTIFVHIDDFAGPGGFPTRIYLNLNGKLEEHSTIVEDLRKISNVRAVAMKFQLLNSPANRALGYVTIAFSGFSILASFILVYLFAKSFAEERSSTMVILRTLGMKTIHIMAAFFIEGLAYLLVAGIFGGFFGILLARYLLEKFIETVKILNVSFVPSFEGFSLHVTFPTVLLGIFAGLVVPMLIFLRKIWQITNKPPVQMFEVQVENLQSLTFKKAIRMVGLSLICLGILTILFIGKFQIFGILSLAVGLTLIFLNPIVSLLIGVFLTCLISYLPPSQNVGGWEILQRGAAFYISAWLIFAYAIFLARRFLSKFVGKASVSSFIALSYVERNWKNSFIIASMFSLIVFVMTLVITVHSNVQRFVKQRMENGLFGYDFIVIRNPLKLIFSKSEIEICNGILSYSRVYVAEFENDLIVFVDENFLKQALVPFETDPRWREKLLEPGKAIVGYLQKNDLPTGKTVSGRVRSPFRIGGTSSVELEVVDVFDMRQLLVPTKYVASTKSLPKEVRPIPVLLAKIDPENVSQIKSFYSKLFDFPIHVKEELNKLFSGIDLLVQTAVVLLYFGLISGFSAIAFHSLRSVVVRRRLTGTLMAVGMSSYNISLAFILENIVIASIGILVGSFAGYFESRNVLRLIFELFGSGEFSFPLKNFVLLIIAIYTFMIIAVSLPVVLTKKSPAEALRAPD; the protein is encoded by the coding sequence ATGTTGAAAACGATTCTCAAGATTGCTTTTCGAAACTTTAAGGCTCACTTTAAAACCGCTTTTGTGCTGATTTTGGGGATATCTATTCCTTCTATGCTCATTGTGGGAGGACTTTCCATAAACGATAGCATAAAAAATTGGGTAGTATCGAGTTTTTCAAAAAACTTTGGACCTGCCGATGCCTATGTTGAAAATAGAAGAAATAACATCTTTATGAAATTTAGCTTGGACGAACAAATTGTGAGTTCGATAGCATCCCACGAAAAAGTCAAAAAGATTTTACCTGTGTCTGAAACCGTTGGACGAATTATGTACGAAGATAAGAGCGCAGATTGCTTAATAATAGGAGTCTATCCAGAAGATTTGAAAAATTTTGTGGATAAGCAGTTGGATCTTTTCTCCGGTGAAGTAATCATTTCACGATCTTTGGCAAATCTTTTGAAGATTTCCCTTGGTGTTGAAGTAGTTGTGAACGTTGGAGCTGGAGAAAAGAAATTTACGGTAACACATATAGGTGAAGATGGCTTTTTAAACTTTCGTGGCGAAAATCTTCACTACTTGGGAACGATTTTTGTACACATCGATGATTTCGCAGGCCCTGGTGGTTTTCCAACGAGAATCTATTTGAACTTGAATGGAAAACTTGAAGAACACTCAACGATCGTCGAAGACCTTCGTAAAATTTCAAATGTTAGAGCTGTTGCGATGAAATTTCAACTGTTAAATTCACCAGCAAACAGAGCTTTAGGATATGTAACCATAGCTTTCAGTGGCTTTTCGATTCTAGCTTCCTTCATCCTTGTGTATCTTTTTGCAAAAAGTTTTGCCGAAGAAAGAAGTTCAACGATGGTTATCCTAAGAACTTTGGGCATGAAAACCATTCACATAATGGCAGCTTTTTTCATCGAAGGATTAGCATATCTTTTAGTTGCAGGAATTTTCGGTGGATTTTTTGGAATACTTTTGGCAAGGTATTTGCTTGAAAAGTTCATAGAAACCGTTAAAATTTTGAACGTAAGCTTTGTGCCTTCTTTCGAAGGATTTTCACTCCATGTAACGTTTCCAACTGTTTTACTTGGTATCTTTGCCGGCTTGGTTGTTCCCATGTTGATATTTCTTAGAAAAATCTGGCAAATCACCAACAAGCCACCTGTTCAAATGTTTGAAGTTCAGGTGGAAAATTTGCAAAGTTTGACTTTTAAAAAAGCTATTCGAATGGTTGGATTAAGCCTTATATGCTTGGGAATTTTGACGATTCTGTTTATCGGTAAATTTCAAATTTTCGGAATACTTTCGCTGGCAGTAGGATTGACATTGATCTTCTTAAATCCAATTGTGAGTTTGTTGATTGGTGTTTTTCTAACTTGTTTGATCAGCTATCTTCCACCAAGTCAAAACGTTGGAGGATGGGAAATATTGCAAAGAGGAGCGGCTTTCTACATTTCAGCTTGGCTGATCTTTGCCTACGCGATTTTTCTTGCAAGGAGATTTTTATCGAAGTTCGTTGGCAAAGCTTCTGTTTCAAGTTTTATAGCACTTTCGTATGTTGAAAGAAACTGGAAAAATTCGTTCATAATCGCTTCCATGTTCAGCTTGATAGTATTCGTCATGACTTTGGTGATAACTGTCCATTCAAATGTTCAAAGATTTGTAAAACAAAGGATGGAAAATGGGCTTTTTGGATACGATTTCATCGTGATCAGGAATCCTTTGAAGCTCATCTTTTCAAAAAGCGAAATAGAAATCTGCAATGGTATTTTGAGTTACTCAAGAGTTTACGTTGCCGAATTTGAAAACGATTTGATAGTCTTTGTCGATGAAAACTTTCTTAAACAAGCTTTGGTACCATTTGAAACGGATCCTAGGTGGCGTGAAAAACTTCTTGAACCGGGCAAAGCAATTGTCGGTTATTTGCAGAAAAACGATCTACCAACGGGAAAAACCGTTTCTGGAAGGGTAAGATCCCCATTTAGAATAGGAGGAACTTCTTCGGTTGAACTCGAAGTGGTAGATGTTTTTGACATGAGGCAGCTTTTGGTTCCAACAAAGTACGTTGCTTCCACAAAAAGTCTTCCAAAGGAAGTTCGTCCCATACCGGTTTTACTTGCAAAGATCGATCCAGAAAATGTTTCGCAGATCAAAAGCTTTTACAGCAAACTATTCGATTTTCCAATTCACGTAAAAGAAGAGTTGAACAAGCTTTTTTCTGGAATAGATCTTTTGGTTCAAACTGCCGTTGTTTTGTTGTACTTTGGCTTGATCAGTGGCTTTAGTGCAATTGCCTTCCATTCTTTGAGAAGCGTTGTTGTAAGAAGGCGTTTAACAGGTACTTTGATGGCTGTGGGAATGTCGAGCTACAACATCAGCTTGGCATTTATTTTGGAAAACATAGTCATAGCTTCTATTGGTATTCTGGTTGGAAGTTTTGCAGGATACTTCGAATCAAGAAATGTTTTAAGGTTGATCTTTGAACTTTTCGGTTCTGGTGAATTTTCATTCCCGCTGAAAAACTTTGTTTTGCTCATCATCGCAATATACACTTTCATGATAATAGCCGTATCTTTACCGGTTGTCTTGACGAAGAAAAGTCCAGCCGAAGCTTTGAGAGCACCTGACTAA
- the thiC gene encoding phosphomethylpyrimidine synthase ThiC: MTQLEAARLGKPTSEMLYVAEQEMVNLETVIEKIAQGKAVIPRNKNHKSLTRPVIIGEGFSVKVNANIGTSIVYSNIDEELRKLQVALHYGTDTVMVLSTGGDIKRCREIILENSPVPVGSVPIYDTAVKSVQLGKKVIDFSEKDFIDLIKEHAETGIDFMTIHAGITMRTLNLIKNSKRIMKIVSRGGSIIAGWMIANEKENPLYTHFDEILEIAKEYDVTLSLGDGLRPGAVLDASDTLQFSELFVLAELAERANEAGVQVMIEGPGHVPLNEIEMNVKLMKKITKGRPIFLLGPLPTDRGVGYDHLVASIGGALAAYYGTDFLCYVTPAEHLCLPDVEDVKEGVIASKIAATIADVAKGNKKALMLEEKMASARANFDWESMFKYAIAGDVARKKWETRRYDEEGCSMCGPFCAIKITKEYVENAERLVDQHNKS, from the coding sequence ATGACGCAACTTGAAGCAGCAAGACTTGGAAAGCCAACTTCTGAAATGCTTTATGTTGCAGAGCAAGAAATGGTAAACCTTGAAACTGTGATTGAAAAAATAGCTCAAGGTAAGGCGGTTATACCGAGAAACAAAAACCACAAAAGCCTAACTAGACCTGTCATAATCGGCGAAGGTTTTTCCGTGAAAGTTAACGCGAACATCGGTACATCTATCGTTTATTCGAACATTGACGAAGAATTGAGAAAATTGCAAGTTGCTTTGCACTATGGAACAGACACAGTCATGGTGCTATCAACGGGTGGAGATATCAAAAGGTGCAGAGAGATAATTTTGGAAAATTCCCCAGTTCCCGTTGGAAGCGTCCCAATATACGATACAGCTGTTAAGAGTGTGCAACTAGGAAAAAAGGTTATAGATTTTTCCGAAAAAGATTTCATCGATTTGATAAAAGAACATGCCGAAACTGGCATCGATTTTATGACGATTCATGCTGGCATCACTATGAGAACTTTGAATTTGATCAAAAACAGCAAAAGAATTATGAAAATCGTGAGCCGTGGAGGTTCGATCATCGCAGGATGGATGATTGCCAACGAGAAGGAAAATCCTCTTTACACACATTTTGACGAAATTTTGGAAATAGCAAAAGAATACGATGTAACTTTAAGTCTTGGAGATGGACTACGTCCTGGTGCTGTTTTGGATGCCTCTGATACGCTGCAATTTTCAGAGCTTTTCGTTTTGGCTGAGCTTGCCGAGCGTGCGAACGAAGCAGGTGTTCAAGTAATGATAGAAGGACCCGGGCATGTGCCGTTGAACGAGATTGAAATGAACGTGAAATTGATGAAGAAAATCACGAAAGGAAGACCAATTTTTCTCCTAGGTCCCTTGCCGACCGATAGGGGAGTTGGTTATGACCATCTTGTAGCAAGTATAGGGGGAGCCTTGGCCGCGTATTATGGTACGGATTTTCTTTGTTACGTTACACCGGCTGAGCATTTATGCCTGCCAGATGTGGAAGATGTAAAAGAAGGAGTGATAGCCTCAAAGATAGCGGCAACGATAGCTGATGTGGCAAAGGGTAACAAAAAAGCACTTATGCTTGAAGAAAAAATGGCAAGCGCAAGAGCAAACTTTGATTGGGAAAGTATGTTCAAATACGCCATAGCTGGCGATGTTGCAAGAAAAAAGTGGGAAACCAGAAGATACGATGAAGAAGGTTGTTCGATGTGTGGACCATTCTGCGCGATAAAAATAACAAAGGAGTATGTCGAGAATGCGGAAAGGCTTGTCGACCAGCATAATAAGAGCTGA